A stretch of the Bombyx mori chromosome 12, ASM3026992v2 genome encodes the following:
- the LOC101741714 gene encoding ribonucleoside-diphosphate reductase large subunit, with protein sequence MVGKMNKLYVLKRGGRMEEVHIDKITSRIKKLCYGLNMDFVDPVCITLKVINGIYSGVTTVELDNLAAETAATMTTDHPDYAVLAARLAISNLHKETKKHFSDVMKDLFDIVNPHTKKRAPMISEFHYNIVMNHKERLDSAIVYDRDFKYNHFGFKTLERSYLLKINNKVAERPQHMLMRVSIGIHGEDIDAAINTYNLLSEKYFTHASPTLFSAATPRPQLSSCFLVAMKDDSIEGIYDTLKQCALISKSAGGIGVHVHCIRAKGTYIAGTNGVSNGLVPMLRVYNNTARYVDQGGNKRPGAFAVYLEPWHADIFEFLDLKKNTGKEEVRARELFYALWIPDLFMKRVENDGVWTLMCPHDCPGLADCWGKEFESLYETYEKENRFVKQVRAQVLWKAIIEAQVETGTPYMLFKDSCNRKSNQKNLGTIKCSNLCTEIVEYTSDDEVAVCNLASIALNMFVDDNKTYNFKKLKEVTKTITENLNKIIDVNYYPVPEAKKSNLRHRPIGIGVQGLADAFILMRLPYESPEAIKLNQQIFETIYYGALEASCELAEKYGVYETYEGCPASRGILQYEMWNKNPTDLWDWTALKENIAKHGLRNSLLVAPMPTASTAQILGNNESFEPFTSNIYQRRVLSGEFQVVNHHLLRDLTEADLWDEEMKNLIIHNNGSIQNIESIPTEIRDLYKTVWEISVKTTIQMAADRGAFIDQSQSFNIHVAEPNYGKLTSIHFYSWKMGLKTGMYYLRTKPAANAIQFTVDKSKVKTKMNNSKSEIDEANMAAITCSLRNKDECLSCGS encoded by the exons ATGGTtggtaaaatgaataaattgtaCGTTTTAAAGAGAG GCGGAAGAATGGAGGAGGTGCATATAGACAAGATAACATCAAGAATTAAAAAACTATGTTATGGATTAAATATGGATTTTGTTGATCCG GTGTGTATAACACTAAAAGTTATCAATGGAATCTACTCGGGAGTGACAACTGTGGAACTGGATAATCTTGCTGCAGAGACAGCTGCTACAATGACTACCGATCATCCAGATTATGCTGTTCTTGCAGCCAGGCTTGCAATATCAAACTTacataaagaaacaaaaaaacacttttCAG atgTTATGAAAGATTTGTTTGACATTGTTAATCCACACACTAAGAAGAGGGCACCAATGATATCtgaatttcattataatatagtTATGAACCATAAAGAAAGATTAGATTCTGCTATTGTGTATGACAGAGACTTCAAATATAATCATTTTGGGTTTAAAACTTTAGAGCGCtcatatttattgaaaataaacaataag GTTGCTGAACGACCTCAACATATGCTGATGCGAGTGTCAATTGGAATTCATGGTGAAGATATTGATGCAGCCATAAATACATACAACTTACTTTCTGAGAAATATTTCACTCATGCCAGCCCAACCTTATTCTCAGCTGCAACTCCACGCCCCCAACTATCATCATGTTTTCTAGTGGCAATGAAAGATGACAGCATTGAAGGAATTTACGATACCTTAAAGCAGTGTGCTTTGATATCTAAATCTGCAGGTGGAATTGGTGTCCATGTCCACTGTATAAGGGCTAAAGGTACTTATATAGCAGGAACAAATGGTGTATCAAATGGTCTTGTACCAATGTTACGAGTTTACAATAATACAGCTAGATATGTTGATCAAGGAGGTAATAAGCGCCCTGGAGCTTTTGCAGTCTATTTGGAACCGTGGCATGCCGATATATTTGAATTCTTAGATTTAAAGAAAAACACTGGAAAAGAAGAAGTACGTGCCAGGGAACTTTTTTATGCATTGTGGATACCTGATCTTTTCATGAAAAGAGTTGAAAATGATGGCGTATGGACCCTTATGTGTCCTCATGATTGCCCAGGGTTAGCTGACTGTTGGGGAAAAGAATTTGAATCCTTATATGAAACAtatgaaaaagaaaatagattTGTAAAACAAGTAAGGGCACAAGTTCTTTGGAAAGCAATAATAGAAGCTCAAGTAGAGACTGGTACTCCATACATGTTATTTAAAGATTCATGTAATAGAAAAAGTAATCAGAAAAATTTAGGTACCATAAAATGTAGTAACCTGTGCACTGAAATAGTTGAATATACATCTGATGATGAAGTGGCAGTATGCAACTTAGCCTCTATAGCGCTAAATATGTTTGTTGATGATAACAAAACATATAACTTTAAGAAATTAAAAGAAGTTACTAAAACTATAAcagaaaatttgaataaaatcattGATGTAAATTATTACCCTGTTCCGGAagcaaaaaaatctaatcttagACATAGACCTATTGGAATAGGTGTTCAAGGTCTTGCTGATGCTTTTATTTTAATGCGTTTACCTTACGAAAGTCCAGAAgctattaaattaaatcaacaaatattTGAAACTATTTACTATGGAGCACTAGAGGCAAGTTGTGAACTAGCAGAAAAGTATGGAGTGTATGAAACATACGAAGGATGCCCTGCAAGTCGAGGCATATTACAGTACGAAATGTGGAATAAAAATCCAACAGATTTATGGGACTGGACTGctttaaaagaaaacattgcCAAGCATGGTCTTCGTAATTCTCTTTTGGTAGCCCCAATGCCCACTGCCTCAACAGCTCAGATTTTAGGAAATAATGAATCTTTTGAGCCCTTCACTTCTAATATTTATCAAAGACGTGTTTTATCTGGAGAATTTCAAGTTGTAAATCATCATTTACTTCGTGATTTGACAGAAGCAGATTTATGGGATGAGGAAATGAAAAATCTCATTATACACAATAATGGATCTATACAAAATATCGAAAGTATACCTACAGAAATAAGGGACTTATATAAGACAGTTTGGGAAATTTCAGTCAAAACAACAATACAAATGGCTGCTGATCGTGGAGCTTTTATTGATCAAAGTCAATCTTTTAATATACACGTTGCTGAACCGAACTACGGAAAATTAACTTCTATTCATTTCTATTCATGGAAAATGGGTTTAAAAACAGGGATGTATTATTTGCGAACAAAACCGGCAGCCAATGCCATACAATTTACTGTGGATAAATCCAAAGTTAAAACTAAAATGAATAATAGTAAATCTGAAATAGATGAGGCAAACATGGCAGCAATAACTTGTTCGTTACGGAATAAAGATGAATGTTTAAGTTGTGGATCGTAA